One segment of Alnus glutinosa chromosome 2, dhAlnGlut1.1, whole genome shotgun sequence DNA contains the following:
- the LOC133859331 gene encoding cell division cycle 20.2, cofactor of APC complex-like has translation MDAGSWSSSFNLKPQIRCPLQEQYMQRKNARENLDRFIPNRSAMDFDFAHYMLTDGRKGKEDLPASSPAREAYRKRLAEAFNMNRTRILAFKNKAPAPVELIPRELSSSFHSDKPMKPRRHIPQTSERTLDAPDLVDDYYLNLLDWGSRNVLAIALGNTVYLWDASNGSTSELVSIDEEDGPVTSVSWAPDGQHIAIGLNNSEVQLWDSTANRQLRSLKGGHRMRVGTLAWNNHILTTGGMDGLIINNDVRVRAHIVETYRGHNQEVCGLKWSASGQQLASGGNDNLLHIWDRSTASSNSATQWLHRLEDHTSAVKALAWCPFQSNLLASGGGGGDRCIKFWNTHTGACLNSIDTGSQVCALLWSKNERELLSSHGFTQNQLTLWKYPSMVKMAELNGHTSRVLFMAQSPDGCTVASAAGDETLRFWNVFGVPEVAKPTPKAKPEPFAHVNRIR, from the exons ATGGATGCAGGATCTTGGAGTTCTTCTTTTAACTTGAAGCCGCAGATTCGGTGCCCGCTTCAAGAACAGTATATGCAGAGAAAGAATGCTCGAGAAAAC TTAGATAGATTCATCCCAAATCGATCAGCAATGGACTTCGATTTCGCACATTACATGCTGACAGATGGGAGGAAAGGCAAGGAGGACCTGCCTGCAAGCTCACCAGCAAGAGAGGCGTACAGGAAGCGGCTGGCTGAGGCCTTCAACATGAACCGGACCAGAATTCTTGCCTTCAAGAACAAAGCGCCCGCCCCAGTGGAGTTGATCCCACGGGAATTATCCTCTTCTTTCCACAGTGATAAGCCAATGAAGCCCCGGCGACACATTCCTCAG ACTTCTGAGAGGACATTAGATGCCCCTGACCTTGTGGATGATTATTACCTGAATTTACTGGATTGGGGAAGCCGCAACGTTCTCGCAATTGCCCTTGGAAATACAGTTTATCTGTGGGATGCTTCAAATGGCTCTACTTCTGAACTTGTCAGTATTGATGAGGAAGATGGCCCCGTTACAAGTGTTAGCTGGGCTCCTGATGGCCAGCACATTGCCATTGGCTTGAACAATTCTGAAGTACAGTTGTGGGATTCAACAGCTAATCGACAG CTAAGAAGCTTGAAAGGTGGTCATAGAATGCGAGTGGGGACTCTGGCATGGAACAATCATATCCTTACAACCGGAGGAATGGACGGTCTAATCATTAACAATGATGTAAGAGTCAGAGCGCACATTGTTGAAACCTACAGAGGCCACAACCAAGAGGTTTGTGGGCTAAAATGGTCAGCCTCAGGCCAGCAATTGGCGAGTGGAGGTAATGATAATCTCCTCCACATCTGGGACAGATCAACGGCATCTTCAAATTCAGCAACGCAGTGGCTTCACAGGCTTGAGGATCATACTTCTGCAGTGAAAGCCCTTGCTTGGTGTCCTTTCCAGAGCAATTTGCTAGCTTCTGGTGGAGGCGGAGGTGATAGGTGCATAAAGTTCTGGAACACCCACACTGGTGCATGCTTGAACTCAATTGACACTGGCTCTCAGGTTTGTGCTCTGCTTTGGAGCAAGAATGAGAGAGAGCTGCTTAGCTCTCATGGTTTTACTCAGAATCAGCTCACTCTTTGGAAATACCCATCAATGGTGAAGATGGCAGAGCTCAATGGTCATACCTCTAGGGTTCTTTTTATGGCTCAG AGCCCAGATGGTTGCACTGTGGCATCAGCAGCAGGGGATGAAACACTCAGATTCTGGAATGTCTTTGGGGTCCCGGAAGTTGCTAAACCTACTCCCAAAGCAAAACCCGAGCCTTTTGCTCATGTGAATCGCATCCGATAA
- the LOC133859444 gene encoding uncharacterized protein LOC133859444: MASCLPYSFCVSSIKPPLKRYIHQGVQLVRAQSFSDEGRSSNIVDANLSVLREKIQVVKMKERLQRRCCKGETGWNYVSGYDYKHKRDREISHLFELLRVVCTTLGFTSLACTLCLCLVSFFLHSIQL; this comes from the exons atggcttctTGCCTACCATATTCTTTCTGTGTTTCATCAATAAAACCACCTCTGAAGCGCTATATTCATCAAGGCGTGCAATTAGTAAGAGCTCAGAGCTTCAGTGATGAAg GAAGATCAAGTAATATTGTAGATGCAAATTTGAGTGTTCTTAGAGAGAAAATACAAGTGGTTAAGATGAAGGAGAGGCTCCAGAGGCGTTGTTGTAAAGGCGAAACTGGATGGAATTATGTATCTGGGTATGATTATAAACAcaaaagagatagagagatttcACACTTGTTTGAGCTTCTACGTGTGGTTTGTACCACTCTTGGTTTCACCTCTCTTGCTTGTACTCTCTGTCTTTGCCTTGTATCCTTCTTTCTTCATTCCATTCAATTATGA
- the LOC133859329 gene encoding uncharacterized protein LOC133859329, with translation MGNYISCSTLSGAPGGKHSRAAKVIFPSGEIQLLHEPTKAAELMLETPNFFLVNSQSLHVGRRFSALSADEDLEMANVYVMFPMRRVSSVVTAADMGALLLTANTTTTKNRRVLPESGDGTPKMLEGKTADDDWHHESEAAAAVPKLNLDDIEEFSAPEFMHRLSMCRSKKPELETIKEEAVFSY, from the coding sequence ATGGGCAACTACATTTCATGCAGTACTCTCTCCGGCGCACCAGGAGGAAAGCACTCCAGAGCCGCAAAAGTGATCTTCCCGAGCGGCGAAATCCAACTACTCCACGAACCCACTAAAGCAGCCGAGCTCATGCTCGAAACGCCGAACTTCTTCCTCGTAAACTCGCAGTCTCTCCATGTCGGGCGGAGGTTCTCTGCGCTCAGCGCCGACGAGGACCTGGAGATGGCCAACGTTTACGTCATGTTCCCCATGAGGAGAGTGAGCTCCGTAGTGACGGCGGCTGACATGGGTGCCTTGCTCCTCACCGCCAACACCACCACGACCAAGAACCGGAGGGTCCTACCGGAGTCTGGAGACGGTACTCCAAAGATGTTGGAAGGGAAAACCGCCGATGATGATTGGCATCATGAAAGCGAGGCAGCGGCGGCGGTGCCAAAGCTAAATTTGGATGATATTGAGGAGTTCTCGGCGCCGGAGTTTATGCATAGGCTGTCCATGTGCCGGTCAAAGAAACCAGAGTTGGAGACCATAAAAGAAGAGGCAGTTTTTTCATATTGA
- the LOC133859415 gene encoding elongation factor Ts, mitochondrial: MAFSGATKRSLGTLLYKRLLNSSCTYAHSRCGGGLANVSRRFSSEGSSSSNQMNLIKQLRERTSAPIKDVKAALMESNWDIEAAQRELRKRGKVLASKKAARTAAEGLLALAQSENRAALIELNCETDFVARNDIFQHLALSLAKQALLVEGVSQPGAGAFHVGPENLEGLKLNLEHPKISGVTTVQNAITEVAAMMGENVRLRRGFVMSTSSNGVLSTYLHTSPQPGLGRIAGILSLEVEDGNPQLDALQRVGSELAMHVVATKPLFLTKDLVSSDALESEREILKSQAETTGKSQMAIDKMVEGRLRKYFEDVVLMEQKFVMNDTINVKTLLDNLSKEVGSLVKIGSFFRMEVGDGIQRLEESSASEPVAQAV; encoded by the exons ATGGCTTTCTCCGGGGCAACAAAGCGCTCTCTCGGTACACTCCTCTACAAAAGGCTGCTGAATAGTAGCTGCACATACGCCCATTCACGATGCGGCGGCGGCCTCGCGAACGTCTCTAGAAGATTCAGCTCTGAAGGCTCTTCTTCTTCGAACCAAATGAATCTGATAAAGCAACTGAGGGAACGCACCAGCGCGCCCATTAAGGACGTCAAGGCCGCCCTTATGGAAAGCAATTGGGACATTG AGGCGGCGCAAAGGGAGTTGAGGAAAAGAGGGAAGGTGCTGGCGTCGAAGAAGGCGGCTCGCACGGCCGCCGAGGGGTTGCTTGCGCTGGCGCAGAGCGAGAACAGGGCTGCTCTTATTGAACTCAACTGCGAGACCGATTTCGTTGCCAGGAATGACATTTTTCAGCACTTG GCTTTGTCTTTGGCTAAGCAGGCTTTGCTGGTTGAAGGTGTTTCTCAGCCGGGTGCTGGGGCCTTTCATGTTGGACCTGAGAATTTGGAG GGCTTGAAGTTAAATCTTGAACATCCCAAGATTAGTGGAGTAACAACGGTTCAAAATGCAATAACAGAAGTGGCTGCGATGATGGGAGAAAACGTCAGACTTAGAAGGGGATTTGTGATGTCTACTTCTTCAAATGGTGTTCTTTCTACCTACCTCCATACAAGTCCCCAACCAG GTTTGGGTCGTATTGCTGGAATTTTATCTCTCGAGGTGGAGGATGGGAATCCTCAACTGGATGCTCTTCAGCGTGTTGGATCAGAATTGGCAATGCATGTAGTAGCAACTAAGCCATTGTTCTTAACAAAGGACCTTGTTTCCTCTGATGCACTAGAAAGTGAAAGGGAAATTCTTAAGTCTCAG GCTGAAACCACTGGGAAGTCTCAGATGGCCATTGATAAAATGGTAGAAGGTAGATTACGTAAATACTTTGAGGATGTCGTTCTAATGGAGCAAAAATTTGTTATGAATGACACCATAAATGTTAAG ACGTTGTTAGATAATCTATCCAAGGAAGTGGGCTCACTTGTGAAGATCGGGAGTTTTTTCAGAATGGAAGTTGGAGATGGAATTCAAAG GCTGGAAGAATCCAGTGCATCTGAACCTGTGGCTCAGGCTGTTTAA
- the LOC133859332 gene encoding loganic acid O-methyltransferase-like, whose protein sequence is MNCIPSTGSSPMKGGDGPYSYTHNSSFQRQGVETAKALINEDIAEKLDINELISSSSSSSKVFSIADLGCSVGPNTIIVVENIMDSVKLKYQSFGPNNQGALEFQVFFNDLPSNDFNVLFKSLPSSDRQYFAAGVPGRFQVRLFPKASLHFVHCSYALHWLSKIPKELVDKTSPAWNKGRICFTNASNYVREAYSTQFGKDMESFLNARAQELVCGGLMALTILCLPEVISGKCLALGLNDLLEACLNEMVEEGVLSEDMVDSFNLPQYYASKQEVVSLIERNLCFSIERMEPLVRPPRNGMAPSVESTISAFRAVAEELLVSHFGNDIIDELFGRFKKKVVESSILSKSADNPGMLELYVLLKRKVD, encoded by the exons ATGAACTGCATACCAAGTACTGGATCATCTCCCATGAAAGGGGGGGATGGACCGTACAGTTACACTCACAATTCTTCATTTCAG AGACAAGGGGTGGAGACCGCCAAGGCGTTGATCAATGAGGATATCGCCGAGAAGCTTGATATAAATGAActcatttcttcctcttcatcttcttcaaaaGTATTCAGTATTGCGGATCTGGGATGTTCTGTTGGGCCTAACACAATCATTGTGGTGGAAAACATTATGGATTCTGTGAAGCTCAAGTACCAATCTTTTGGCCCCAATAATCAAGGAGCTCTGGAATTCCAAGTGTTCTTTAATGACCTTCCCTCAAACGATTTTAACGTGCTGTTCAAGTCTCTTCCTTCTTCTGACAGGCAATACTTTGCGGCTGGTGTACCAGGCCGTTTTCAAGTTCGCTTGTTTCCCAAGGCATCTCTCCATTTTGTCCACTGCTCGTATGCGTTGCACTGGCTCTCAAAGATTCCAAAAGAGTTGGTGGATAAAACCTCACCTGCGTGGAATAAGGGGAGGATTTGCTTTACCAATGCCTCGAATTATGTTAGGGAGGCTTACTCTACTCAGTTTGGCAAGGACATGGAGTCCTTTTTGAATGCCAGGGCACAAGAGCTTGTCTGTGGAGGGCTCATGGCCCTTACCATACTATGTCTTCCGGAAGTGATTTCCGGGAAATGTTTGGCCTTGGGACTTAATGATCTTTTGGAAGCTTGCCTCAATGAAATGGTCGAGGAG GGAGTGCTAAGTGAAGATATGGTGGACTCCTTCAACCTCCCACAATACTACGCAAGTAAACAAGAGGTTGTCAGTTTGATAGAGAGAAATTTGTGCTTCAGCATCGAAAGAATGGAACCTTTAGTCCGTCCTCCAAGGAATGGAATGGCTCCCAGTGTCGAAAGTACGATCTCGGCCTTTAGAGCAGTTGCGGAAGAACTTCTTGTTTCCCACTTTGGAAATGATATCATTGATGAGCTGTTTGGTCGATTCAAGAAGAAAGTTGTTGAGTCCTCCATCTTGTCAAAATCTGCAGACAATCCAGGGATGCTTGAATTATATGTCCTTCTCAAGCGCAAAGTAGATTAA
- the LOC133859334 gene encoding uncharacterized protein LOC133859334, with protein MAGIRLQPEDSELSSQQSRGAVADLISDDERSVAADSWSIKSDYGSTLDDDQRQTDAADALSAANFRAPSDYSSDKEEADAEEAVQSMLGLQSYWDTAYADELTNFREHGHAGEVWFGADVMEVVASWTKSLCIDISQGHLPNHVDDIKSELVEQGDKYLSTWSVLDIGTGNGLLLQELAKLGFSDLTGTDYSEGAIQLARSLSARDGFPNINFLVDDVLETKLGRQFQLVMDKGTLDAIGLHPDGPVKRMMYWDSVSRLVASGGILVITSCNSTKDELVQEVESFNQRRIGVSQEPEMPKDQEAVRDPPFRFLSHVRSYPTFMFGGSVGSRVATVAFLRS; from the exons ATGGCTGGAATCCGATTGCAGCCGGAGGACTCGGAGCTCTCGTCGCAGCAAAGCCGAGGTGCAGTGGCTGATCTCATCTCCGACGACGAGCGCTCGGTGGCGGCCGACTCCTGGTCCATCAAGAGCGACTACGGCAGCACCCTCGACGATGACCAGCGCCAGACCGACGCTGCTGACGCTCTCTCCGCCGCCAATTTCCGCGCACCCTCCGATTACAG TTCTGACAAGGAGGAAGCAGATGCTGAAGAAGCTGTGCAATCGATGCTTGGCCTTCAGAGTTATTGGGATACTGCATATGCAGATGAGCTGACAAATTTTCGCGAACATGGCCATGCCGGTGAAGTTTG GTTTGGAGCTGACGTCATGGAAGTAGTTGCTTCTTGGACCAAAAGCTTGTGTATTGACATTTCTCAAGGTCACTTGCCGAATCATGTTGATGATATCAAGTCTGAGCTGGTTGAGCAGGGTGATAAATATTTGTCTACATGGAGTGTTCTTGATATTGGGACTGGCAATGGTTTGCTTCTTCAAGAACTTGCTAAGCTAGG ATTCTCTGATTTAACTGGAACTGATTATAGTGAAGGGGCAATTCAGCTTGCTCGAAGCCTTTCTGCTCGAGATGGATTTCCCAATATTAATTTCTTG gttGATGATGTTCTTGAGACGAAGTTGGGAAGGCAGTTTCAACTTGTCATGGACAAAGGAACTTTAGATGCCATTGGATTGCATCCTGATGGCCCTGTCAAAAG GATGATGTATTGGGATTCAGTTTCGAGATTGGTGGCTTCTGGTGGAATACTA GTGATCACATCGTGTAACAGTACAAAAGATGAATTGGTACAAGAAGTGGAAAGTTTCAATCAGAGAAGGATTGGTGTGTCCCAGGAACCTGAGATGCCTAAGGACCAAGAAGCTGTCAGAGATCCTCCATTCCGATTCCTGAGTCATGTTCGTTCATATCCGACATTCATGTTTGGTGGATCCGTGGGATCACGTGTTGCCACTGTCGCGTTTTTACGAAGCTGA